The window TCGAACTGTTGGGTTAAGTCCGGAACCTCCATACATGGAGCAGCATTTAACTTCAATATGAAACCCCCTTTTCGGCAATACTATCGCTGCAAGTTCAGCACtaaacccaaaatcattcaggaAGTCAAAATTTCCAGTTTGTGATCTATTTTCGtcgatttttctttatttttttatactTCTGGTACACGtgctcacaagtttgtttttgcactTCAaggatgtttagattttcaatccaTGTACAAACTccaattttcattggctactttTCCTCACGGTCATTATATTCGACTTGAAGTCAATGTGGGTTAAGTGTCCAAAAGGGGCGTGTCTTGGATCCACCCAGATTAATGCTTCAATAAATACGTTGATAAAGCTTTTTAGTTTTGCGTGACGCCTTTCCCGCATTCATCGATGCACTTATTCGTGGCCGTTTATGACTAACACTATCATTTTCACTTATCACTTAGGCAAAAATTGAATTAAACTACTACTATTTCGTTCGCCAAACAAGAATTACCGCGCTTATAGTTTACTTGCTCAATGAACTGAAATGACAACAATCAAAGGAAAATGTTGGACTTCAGGTCAGTCGAGTAAATGCAAATTCTGTCTACTGACGTTCACTGGCTGACAAATTAATTCCCTTCTCTCGGAGAATAACAACGCtgttttttccttgtcaagtgGTTTTTTGCGTTGACTAATGTATCGCTCTAATTACTCCGTGGGGTACCTTTTTTGTCGAATTTTAAACTTGCCGAGCTTTTTACACTAAAAACACGCTTCTTGTTGTTAGACAAAACTTGAAATTGTGTTTTAAGGTGTGCGCAAACAAACTCCATGCAACGACTCACGTTCACATCCGCTCCCTTGGATACGAGGTATTCGATAACGTCCAGTTTTCCTGCTTGCACAGCAATGTGGAGAGGACTGCGACCGTGTTGGATAGGCGTGTTGACCTGGCTtcccttgaaaagaaaaaaagtttctttcacCGTTGACATCACTGAGCCCGCTCAAAGTATTTCAAATTCACATAGCTGAGTAATCAGGCAATTACAGCATGCCATGCACTACGAGATATTCAAGTCAAACGTCCATCATCGAATCATTGAAAATGGCAAATCTCGCACTCgatctttcaatttcttcacaTTGTTGTTCTGTGGTAAATTAGAGTAATTTTGATGAAGACAAACATCTTTCCTAGACATGAGTAGATAGCTTATCTGACCCAGAAACAGACATCACTGTTGTAATGATTAGAATCCGGAAAATTCTTATTATCAAACTTACTGGCCTGGCAAATTTTTCCTTCACCACTTCCAAATTGCCTGATCTAATCGCTGTGACTAAAATACTCATAGCTGCCCTTCGACGCCGGGATGATTTTCCAGAGAATCACTGATCTTCGTTTCTGGTTTTCAAAGCTGCAGGCCGCCGCGTCCAACAGTTGAGCGGCTTGAATTCTTTATACAAAATACGTTCGAGGTTGCAATGAAAGTCACGTGATGTTATAGCACGAGACAGACAATGAGCAGTCTTGCATGAGACACACTGGTGCATTGTAAAAGGGTGAAACATTGGCATGTCTGAAGAATAAGGGCTTATGTCACTTTTTAGCATTGATCTGTTGGTGGCCGGGCTTCGGGTGATCCCGttaggtaaaggtacaccttaactcctttaccctctagagggtattctcccaccccctcccccctagcTTCCTCTTtccatataatataatataatataatataatataatccCGTTGTTTAGATGGGTACTGTGGGTATAACTGAAGCGATAAAATAAAAGTAAGGCTGGTTGTGGTTCGTAGTTGGTTGATCAGAGAGACTAATTTATGTATTTTTCAATACGAAGGTCTTACTTTGAGAACGAGGGTGAGcatactttttatttatttattgtttacaCTATATATAACAAAAAGGAGTATATGTAAAATGTATTTACagggtgtttcaaaagttcgttCCGATTGAAAATTGCATTTTGTCTCCGGCAAGGATTTAATCTATCTAATAatgcacatgaaagttgtttcacttgtaaaatttttattttgcaagatacagccatgaattataagtcaaattgatcgttgaatTGTGTCTTTTACAGACAACATacttcctttgaaaattaaattaaattgttcacaactcaatggttacaaaacgaaactGCTCTActccgaaattgacaacagcggccgataagaacacgtacgccggtttagtttgagctcgttcacttaATATAGAATGggatggttcgaaaataaatattaaagaacactcaaagcaagtgaacacaacacaatggtcagggaaatgggaaaaaaatgtgtttttcactcacctccgaaaacaagatcatcaatagtcgcGCGCGCgtgtcatgcaagtttgtcttatgacatcacacatcaaaacacgcgcttccattggtccctactaaagtctccagggaaccttacattacactacgtacacttacattacacttttcacagcacgATCGATAATTTCTCTGCCTGCTGCAAAACTTCGCGCagcattaagctggccgcctcgcaagcctcgcgtcttcgctcggtTTGATCGTTTGGCAATAAAGCAAATTTGAAACTGGGTTGTTCATGATTTTTATGTTCAATATCTCGAAACAGGTCGGATCAGTGACCCGTAAAATACTCTGACCTTGTGGTGGAATTCGATTTCAATCAGATGGGAACTTAaggataaaaacttactcaaaAATAGACAATATCTGCTTAGATGACAGTTTAAAGTATCGGATTATGGCgtcgaaaacaaataaaaactccATACCTTTCTCCAACTGAAGCGTGACTTAGGGACAGACTTGATAACCGCGTTtgaaaagtcctctattgcatttataaaatattcctcaaagataattcgacaaatgaaggaaaatgctggttttttacttCCTTATTGAAACAACTcttcttgacacacgctcatatttcctaccaaccaatcaaaccgtgcgtctgacaatacataaccaatcaaaattcgtgtgatgttaCAGCCGTTTTTACATACTcccatctaaacacagctattgaccagtgagagtgcgcgtactatcctaattattttataaaacgaAACTGAGTAACATCCACTCAATTTGAAGATGAATCGTAATACTTAACTCGGTAAACCGTGACACCCTCCAAAGAGGCTCCAGGCTCTCATAGGCACATACTGTCACATGTGTGTTCTTCGGAATAACAGAaaagttagagcggttttcaattgagtgtcgaaagtaattagcgaataactttggttttgcattacttcactcagtgattggttcaaagttctcgtgccactttttcaaccaatcaaaagtgaaactaaaaccaatcgtggctcgcgcgtgcaaattttcccgcgctttgtgtcggctacatgaaGTGTGCAAAAAAAGCTGGTCAATAAAGCCTTAGCTTTGCGAAAGGCACCTTGCATGGTAATAGCCATCTTCTGACAAATTACAAGTTCACTACAAGCCTCCCACTGGTCAAGTACATTTTTATCCACGAGTTAGCCAATGGCGTCCTTTGGTTAAAATTATCTTTCGACCTTTCTAATGGACTAGTAACAGCGATGAGCTACTTCTCATaagacttcaaaatgtcaggaaatatcatttccataatgtggcaaagaataaaaataatttcacCGAAAGAAAGTAcaaatattaaggaattttgGCCAAAAATACGAATATATCTGCATGTTTtaagatgtgatgttgccatggtaactgcCATGATCCAAAAATTGACACTCAAAAATAAGCCTCATTAAATCGGTACCCATATTGGGTACGGGGGAAACTTTGAGAGAAATTAATTAGGTTTCCTTTTGCAACTCGTGCCCTGTAGTATACTCTTGAGAGCCacctttaagctccctaatattctCCCCTGAAAAGATCTAAGATAGAGATAGAGAACGGCTACTTTGTGGTAGTTTAATTGCAATAGACCCCTTCCATAAATGGCacctaaatttgaataacaatactttgtacatccttagcctcgtacttatgtttctagacaaaggattttttaCATGAATGTGAGACTTAGGGATGTAcattgccatttatgcaaagggtctatacTTATGTCACAGTGTGTTTGACGTGTTTTGGCTCAAATTCGTGCCAACATGTTGATTTTCCAGGGTCGTCACAGTGGAGATCGCGTAGTAATGTTACTCGACTTGACCTTGACTCAACCGATGGAGAGTTGGAGTGGAgttcccagagtctctcttttCTGCCTCCTCTACGacaaagaccctgggaacgaggttgggaatGATGCTGCATGATTGATtcttggttttgattttccCAAGTCCGTTCTGGCTGGGGACATCTTAGGAGTGTTTCAAGGAGCGGCATACTGACAATGTGCCTCAATGAGGCAATAGCTGTGCGAAGACGTAAGTACCTACCTCTTTGAGTAATCAGATCATGACTTTTTGATTTTGATAGG of the Montipora foliosa isolate CH-2021 chromosome 14, ASM3666993v2, whole genome shotgun sequence genome contains:
- the LOC137984303 gene encoding myotrophin-like; the encoded protein is MSILVTAIRSGNLEVVKEKFARPGSQVNTPIQHGRSPLHIAVQAGKLDVIEYLVSKGADVNLSDEDDCSPLYYAVLGENENTLKYLLQMGADPDGEDPDGNKLINTTANEKIKSILKNA